In Flavobacterium sp. N3904, one DNA window encodes the following:
- a CDS encoding MlaE family ABC transporter permease, which yields MDSIYRIIELFKAFLLEIGELSYFAGRFFKEVFKPPLEFKEFLRQCYNMGNRSLLLVGVTGFIIGLVFTLQSRPTLQQFGAVSWIPAMVSVSIIREIGPIITALICAGRIGSGIGAELGSMRVTEQIDAMEVSGTNPFKYLVVTRILATTLMLPVLVFFGDAVALLGSFLVENLKGDVSLLLYLTQVFNHLEFFDVIPSTIKTFFFGFAIGLVGCFKGYYCNKGTAGVGLAANSAVVFSSMLLFIIDFIAVFVSNIFYDV from the coding sequence ATGGATAGTATTTATAGAATTATAGAATTATTCAAAGCTTTTCTTCTAGAAATTGGCGAATTGTCCTATTTTGCAGGCCGTTTTTTTAAAGAAGTTTTCAAACCTCCTTTAGAATTTAAAGAATTTCTCAGACAGTGTTATAATATGGGAAACCGATCTTTACTGCTAGTAGGGGTCACGGGTTTTATTATAGGATTGGTTTTTACTTTGCAGTCTAGACCCACTTTGCAGCAATTTGGTGCTGTTTCCTGGATTCCTGCCATGGTGAGTGTCTCTATCATTAGAGAAATTGGGCCTATTATTACAGCGTTAATTTGTGCGGGTCGAATAGGTTCTGGAATTGGAGCCGAATTGGGTTCAATGCGTGTTACAGAACAAATCGACGCGATGGAAGTTTCTGGTACAAACCCTTTTAAATATTTGGTTGTTACTCGAATATTAGCCACCACTTTAATGCTTCCCGTTTTAGTTTTTTTTGGTGATGCAGTAGCCCTTTTGGGTTCGTTTTTGGTCGAAAATCTAAAAGGAGATGTATCCCTTTTGCTGTATTTAACACAGGTTTTTAATCATCTTGAATTTTTTGATGTTATACCTTCAACCATAAAAACATTCTTTTTTGGTTTTGCCATAGGCTTGGTCGGATGTTTTAAAGGATATTATTGTAACAAAGGAACTGCAGGAGTAGGGCTTGCCGCAAACTCAGCAGTAGTGTTTTCATCGATGTTGCTTTTTATAATAGATTTTATAGCTGTTTTTGTTTCTAATATTTTTTATGATGTCTGA
- a CDS encoding ABC transporter ATP-binding protein has product MSDTFQPNSTATNPIIIIKDLKKSYGENHVLNGFNMELNEGENLVIMGKSGSGKSVMIKCLIGLDQPDSGSIEVMGKNILALSREALDELRTEVGFLFQGSALYDSMSVRENLEFPLRRHTKKFGYIKDTTPLVMEALESVGLANTIDLMPNELSGGMKRRIALARTLILLPKIILYDEPTTGLDPITSKEILLLMKSIQKKYNTSSIIITHDVDCARMISNRMILLIDGINYAEGTFESLSISKDPKVQAFFK; this is encoded by the coding sequence ATGTCTGATACTTTCCAACCAAATTCGACTGCAACAAATCCAATTATTATAATTAAAGATTTGAAAAAAAGCTATGGTGAAAATCATGTTTTGAATGGGTTTAATATGGAGTTGAATGAAGGAGAGAATTTGGTCATTATGGGCAAATCGGGTTCAGGTAAATCGGTAATGATAAAATGCTTGATTGGATTGGATCAGCCCGATAGCGGGAGTATAGAAGTAATGGGAAAAAATATTCTCGCCCTTTCCAGAGAAGCACTAGACGAACTTCGAACCGAAGTGGGTTTTCTATTTCAAGGTAGTGCTCTCTATGATTCGATGTCAGTACGCGAAAATCTGGAATTTCCTTTGCGAAGACACACCAAAAAATTTGGATATATAAAAGATACCACCCCATTAGTTATGGAGGCGTTAGAAAGTGTTGGCCTTGCCAATACTATAGATTTAATGCCCAATGAGCTTTCGGGCGGAATGAAACGAAGAATTGCTTTGGCAAGAACTTTAATTTTATTACCAAAAATTATCTTGTATGACGAACCCACAACAGGATTGGATCCTATTACATCCAAAGAAATTCTATTGTTGATGAAGTCTATTCAAAAAAAATACAACACTTCGTCTATAATTATAACACACGATGTGGATTGTGCTAGAATGATATCCAATCGAATGATTTTATTAATTGATGGAATAAATTATGCTGAAGGAACTTTTGAAAGTTTATCAATTTCTAAAGATCCAAAAGTACAAGCTTTCTTTAAATAA
- a CDS encoding chaperone modulator CbpM has product MRTDNLILLKAVSSHYQIELSFFTHLNDLGLIEIEIMEESPYIHENQMHNLERMIRIHHELEVNPEGIDVVFNLLQKIEHLKKDLIATQNRLRLYES; this is encoded by the coding sequence ATGAGAACCGATAACTTAATACTTTTAAAAGCAGTTAGCTCTCATTATCAAATAGAGCTTTCTTTCTTTACTCATCTTAATGATTTAGGATTAATTGAAATTGAAATTATGGAAGAATCTCCTTATATTCACGAAAATCAAATGCATAATTTGGAAAGAATGATTCGAATACACCACGAATTGGAAGTGAATCCGGAAGGAATTGATGTTGTTTTTAATCTTTTACAGAAAATTGAACATTTGAAAAAAGATTTGATTGCAACTCAAAACAGACTTCGATTATATGAAAGTTAG
- a CDS encoding J domain-containing protein has translation MAFIDYYKVLEIDKSATEADIKKAYRKLARKYHPDLNPNDKEAERKFKELNEANEVLSHPENRKKYDQYGENWQHGEEYEKARQQQQQYQNSGGQQGGFGGFSGGGDYSDFFESMFGGGASRGRGRTAAFKGQDFNAELHLDLKDVYTTHKRTLTINGKNIRLTIPAGVENGQVIKISGQGGEGANGGSKGDLYLTFTIENHTNFKLDKNNLYTTVDLNLYTAILGGEITANTFDGKVKLTVKPGTQNGTKVKLKGKGFPIYKKEGEFGDLYISYQIVIPTNLTEKEKGLFIELAKLRTI, from the coding sequence ATGGCATTTATAGATTATTACAAGGTATTAGAAATTGATAAAAGCGCAACGGAAGCCGATATAAAAAAGGCATACCGAAAATTAGCGCGCAAGTACCATCCTGATTTAAATCCAAACGATAAAGAAGCTGAAAGAAAATTTAAGGAACTCAATGAAGCCAATGAAGTTTTGAGCCATCCTGAGAATCGTAAAAAATATGATCAGTATGGAGAAAATTGGCAACATGGCGAGGAATATGAAAAAGCACGACAACAGCAACAGCAATATCAAAACAGTGGCGGTCAGCAAGGCGGTTTTGGAGGCTTTTCTGGAGGAGGAGATTATTCAGATTTTTTCGAGTCCATGTTTGGAGGAGGTGCTTCAAGAGGAAGAGGTCGAACAGCCGCTTTTAAAGGACAGGATTTTAATGCCGAATTGCACTTGGACTTAAAAGATGTTTATACTACTCACAAACGTACGCTTACAATCAATGGAAAAAACATACGTTTGACCATTCCTGCCGGCGTTGAAAATGGTCAAGTTATAAAGATTTCTGGTCAAGGTGGTGAAGGAGCAAATGGTGGTTCTAAAGGGGATTTGTACCTTACTTTTACAATAGAAAATCATACTAATTTTAAATTGGACAAAAACAATTTATACACAACCGTTGATTTAAATTTATATACAGCCATTTTGGGAGGAGAAATTACCGCCAACACTTTTGACGGGAAAGTAAAATTAACCGTAAAACCGGGAACTCAAAATGGAACCAAAGTCAAACTAAAAGGAAAAGGCTTTCCTATTTATAAAAAAGAAGGCGAATTTGGAGATTTATACATTTCCTATCAAATTGTAATCCCCACAAATCTTACTGAAAAAGAAAAAGGACTATTCATTGAACTTGCTAAGCTTAGAACGATATGA